One window from the genome of Bacteroidota bacterium encodes:
- a CDS encoding pentapeptide repeat-containing protein, with translation MELSEENKSFDKINFEESPLPRGEYEYCTFNNCNFANSDISSIKFIDCTFKNCNLSLAKTVNTIFREAKFLDCKMLGLRFDSCSDFGLSFSFENCTLNHSTFFKKKLKKTIFKNSQLQEIDFTECDLTESKFDNCDLMDAHFERSILEKADFRTASNLALDPEINRIKKAKFSLSQLPGMFIKYDIIIDLGN, from the coding sequence ATGGAATTGTCTGAAGAAAATAAATCATTCGATAAGATCAACTTCGAAGAATCGCCATTACCCAGAGGTGAATATGAATATTGTACTTTCAATAATTGCAATTTTGCAAACAGTGACATCTCATCAATAAAATTTATTGACTGCACATTTAAAAATTGTAATCTGAGTCTTGCTAAAACTGTGAATACTATTTTCCGGGAGGCAAAATTCCTGGACTGTAAAATGCTTGGCCTTCGGTTTGACTCCTGCAGTGATTTCGGTTTATCATTTTCATTTGAGAATTGCACATTGAATCATTCCACTTTTTTTAAAAAGAAACTTAAAAAGACCATTTTCAAAAATTCGCAATTACAGGAAATTGATTTTACGGAATGCGATCTGACAGAATCAAAGTTTGACAATTGTGATTTAATGGACGCACATTTTGAAAGGTCGATATTGGAAAAAGCCGATTTCCGAACTGCGTCCAACCTGGCGCTGGACCCTGAAATCAACAGGATTAAAAAAGCTAAATTTTCTCTTTCGCAACTTCCGGGAATGTTCATTAAATATGACATAATTATTGATCTGGGAAATTAA
- a CDS encoding GNAT family N-acetyltransferase → MPDQIIIRKYTSSDQDSILEMLRLNTPAYFAPEEKGDLINYLNNHSENYFVVEYGKAVVSCGGFNYSDEKGVIRISWDMVDPQYQGMGFGSRLTEFRIEMIKQLPNVKRISVRTSQLAFKYYERFGFVLEEVIKDFWAPGFDMYRMEMNVE, encoded by the coding sequence ATGCCGGATCAAATTATTATCAGAAAATATACTTCATCGGATCAGGACAGTATTCTGGAAATGCTGCGCCTGAACACACCTGCCTATTTTGCCCCTGAAGAGAAGGGTGATCTGATAAATTACCTCAACAACCATTCTGAAAATTATTTTGTCGTTGAATATGGAAAAGCGGTCGTTAGTTGCGGCGGTTTTAATTATTCCGATGAAAAAGGCGTCATCAGGATCTCCTGGGACATGGTTGACCCGCAATATCAGGGAATGGGATTCGGATCAAGGCTTACCGAATTCAGAATTGAAATGATCAAACAGCTACCGAATGTAAAAAGGATCTCTGTCAGAACATCGCAACTTGCCTTCAAGTATTACGAACGATTCGGATTTGTACTTGAAGAAGTGATAAAGGATTTCTGGGCTCCGGGATTTGATATGTATCGGATGGAAATGAATGTTGAATAG
- a CDS encoding DUF1801 domain-containing protein, with translation MKTKNDQASTVDMYISNFPKDIQLRLEQIRATIMKAAPKAEEGISYQMPAYKYKGPLAYFAGYKNHIGFYPMPDVLKEFKKEISVYKNAKGSVQFPNDEKLPLSLVTKMIKFRMKLNEADQKLKATKKSK, from the coding sequence ATGAAAACCAAAAATGATCAGGCTTCAACGGTAGATATGTACATATCGAACTTCCCGAAAGATATTCAATTAAGGCTGGAACAGATCCGTGCAACTATTATGAAAGCTGCCCCTAAAGCTGAAGAAGGAATCAGTTACCAGATGCCTGCTTATAAATATAAAGGACCGCTTGCATATTTTGCAGGATACAAAAATCATATAGGATTTTATCCAATGCCGGATGTCCTGAAAGAATTTAAAAAGGAGATTTCCGTTTATAAGAATGCAAAGGGATCTGTTCAATTTCCGAATGATGAAAAATTACCCCTGAGTCTTGTCACAAAAATGATTAAGTTCCGTATGAAGTTGAATGAAGCTGATCAAAAACTGAAAGCAACTAAAAAAAGTAAATAG